Proteins from one Salmonella bongori NCTC 12419 genomic window:
- the fliL gene encoding flagellar basal body-associated protein FliL, whose product MTDSAINKKSKRSIWIPLLVLITLAACATAGYSYWRMQQQPATHAKAEPPPPPAPVFFALDTFTVNLGEADRVLYIGVTLRLKDEATRARLNEYLPEVRSRLLLLFSRQNAAELSTQAGKQKLIAAIKETLAAPLVAGQPKQVVTDVLYTAFILR is encoded by the coding sequence ATGACAGACTCCGCGATTAACAAAAAGAGCAAACGCTCGATTTGGATACCTTTGCTGGTGTTGATTACCCTCGCCGCCTGCGCAACCGCAGGTTATAGCTACTGGCGTATGCAGCAGCAACCGGCCACGCACGCTAAAGCGGAGCCACCACCGCCGCCCGCGCCGGTATTTTTTGCGCTGGATACGTTTACCGTCAATCTTGGCGAGGCGGATCGCGTGTTGTATATCGGCGTTACCCTGCGTCTGAAGGACGAAGCGACGCGTGCGCGACTGAATGAATATCTACCGGAAGTACGCAGCCGTCTGCTATTGCTATTTTCCCGCCAGAATGCCGCCGAGCTCTCAACACAAGCAGGCAAACAAAAACTGATTGCCGCTATTAAAGAGACGCTGGCCGCGCCGCTCGTTGCCGGACAACCAAAACAGGTCGTCACCGACGTGCTTTATACAGCTTTTATTCTGCGGTAA
- the fliM gene encoding flagellar motor switch protein FliM, translating to MGDSILSQAEIDALLNGDSDTKDEPTPGIASDSDIRPYDPNTQRRVVRERLQALEIINERFARQFRMGLFNLLRRSPDITVGAIRIQPYHEFARNLPVPTNLNLIHLKPLRGTGLVVFSPSLVFIAVDNLFGGDGRFPTKVEGREFTHTEQRVINRMLKLALEGYSDAWKAINPLEVEYVRSEMQVKFTNITTSPNDIVVNTPFHVEIGNLTGEFNICLPFSMIEPLRELLVNPPLENSRHEDQNWRDNLVRQVQHSELELVANFADIPLRLSQILKLKPGDVLPIEKPDRIIAHVDGVPVLTSQYGTVNGQYALRVEHLINPILNSLNEEQPK from the coding sequence ATGGGCGATAGTATTCTTTCTCAGGCTGAAATCGATGCGCTGTTAAATGGCGACAGCGACACCAAAGACGAACCCACTCCGGGTATCGCAAGCGATAGCGATATTCGCCCTTACGATCCCAATACCCAGCGTCGCGTCGTGCGTGAACGTTTGCAGGCACTGGAGATCATTAACGAGCGTTTCGCACGCCAGTTCCGGATGGGATTATTTAACCTGCTGCGCCGCAGCCCGGATATTACCGTGGGCGCTATACGTATTCAGCCGTATCACGAATTTGCGCGTAACCTGCCGGTACCGACCAACCTGAACCTTATCCACCTGAAGCCGTTACGCGGCACCGGGCTGGTGGTGTTCTCGCCGAGTCTGGTGTTTATTGCCGTTGATAACCTGTTTGGCGGTGATGGCCGCTTTCCGACCAAAGTCGAGGGCCGCGAGTTTACCCATACGGAACAGCGTGTCATCAACCGCATGCTGAAACTGGCGCTGGAAGGCTATAGCGACGCATGGAAAGCCATTAATCCGCTGGAAGTGGAGTATGTGCGTTCCGAAATGCAGGTAAAGTTTACCAATATTACCACCTCGCCGAACGATATTGTCGTCAATACGCCATTTCATGTAGAGATAGGCAATCTGACCGGTGAATTTAACATCTGTCTGCCCTTTAGCATGATCGAGCCGCTGCGTGAACTATTGGTCAACCCGCCGCTGGAAAACTCGCGTCATGAAGATCAGAACTGGCGCGATAATCTGGTACGCCAGGTTCAACACTCTGAACTGGAGCTGGTGGCGAACTTTGCCGATATTCCGCTGCGTCTTTCTCAGATTCTGAAGCTGAAGCCCGGCGATGTACTGCCGATTGAAAAACCCGACCGCATTATTGCTCATGTGGACGGCGTGCCCGTACTCACCAGTCAATATGGCACCGTAAACGGGCAGTACGCGCTACGCGTAGAACATTTGATCAACCCAATTTTGAATTCGCTGAATGAGGAACAGCCCAAATGA
- the fliN gene encoding flagellar motor switch protein FliN, which translates to MSDMNNPSDENTGALDDLWADALNEQKATTTKSAADAVFQQLGGGDVSGAMQDIDLIMDIPVKLTVELGRTRMTIKELLRLTQGSVVALDGLAGEPLDILINGYLIAQGEVVVVADKYGVRITDIITPSERMRRLSR; encoded by the coding sequence ATGAGTGACATGAATAATCCGTCCGATGAGAATACTGGCGCATTGGATGATCTGTGGGCTGACGCATTAAACGAGCAAAAAGCGACCACCACTAAAAGCGCCGCCGACGCGGTTTTCCAACAGCTTGGCGGTGGCGATGTCAGCGGCGCTATGCAGGATATCGATCTGATTATGGATATCCCGGTCAAATTGACCGTTGAACTGGGCCGCACGCGAATGACCATTAAAGAGTTGCTGCGCCTGACGCAGGGGTCAGTCGTCGCGCTGGACGGGCTGGCGGGCGAGCCGCTGGATATTCTGATTAACGGCTATCTGATTGCCCAGGGTGAAGTGGTCGTCGTGGCGGATAAGTACGGCGTACGTATTACCGATATTATTACGCCATCCGAGCGTATGCGTCGTTTGAGCCGTTAA
- the fliO gene encoding flagellar biosynthetic protein FliO, whose amino-acid sequence MMKTQATVSQPATPATSPLIQVSGALIGIIALILAAAWVIKRMGFSPKGNSARELKVSACASLGPRERVIIVEVENARLVLGVTASQINLLHTLPPAKTDTDAEMSVSPQADFQNMMKSLIKRSGRS is encoded by the coding sequence ATGATGAAGACACAGGCCACGGTTTCTCAACCCGCCACGCCAGCTACGTCGCCTCTTATTCAGGTGAGCGGCGCGTTGATTGGCATTATTGCGCTCATTCTGGCGGCAGCCTGGGTGATTAAGCGTATGGGATTCTCCCCAAAAGGAAATAGCGCGCGTGAACTCAAGGTATCCGCCTGTGCCTCGCTCGGCCCGCGCGAACGCGTGATAATTGTTGAGGTCGAAAATGCACGTCTGGTACTGGGCGTGACCGCCTCGCAGATTAATCTGCTGCATACCCTTCCTCCTGCGAAGACAGATACGGATGCAGAAATGTCTGTGTCCCCACAGGCAGACTTCCAGAACATGATGAAAAGCTTAATCAAGCGTTCCGGGAGATCCTGA